Genomic segment of Candidatus Saccharimonadales bacterium:
CGAGGGAATATATGGTTTATTTTGAAGCTGGGACCACGTGACTGGGAGGCGATCAATAATAAGACGATCCCCGGTAAAGAGCGTCTTTTCCATGCTTGGCCCGACGACATTGAAACTACGAAAAACGTATGTATTTATAACTAGTGTACCGATGAGAACACAGGCGATAAAGATTGCTATATTGAGAACATCCTTAACAAAAGGATGACGTTGCATAAACGATGCTTCCATTGCTCTTACTATACACACTTTAGCGGTGACTGTAAAAGCAAAAAGTTTATGATTTTTCGTTTTAAAAAACGCATGAGTCGTATATAGTAGGAGAAGTATTTATGACACAGCAGCGAAACTCCATGGATGGCTTTGTGCCTCGTCGTTCGAACACTCCCAAGGTGGATGAGCCTATGGCCCAGGCGGCAAATAGGTTTAACCAAACCCGTCCGGTTATTAATAACCCGGAGACTTCATCTAGGCGTCGAGTTGGGGTAGTGACACCAATTGCCAAGCGGGATCTCGACGAGTCGCTTAAAGGTATCGATGAGCCTGAGCAAGGTAAAAAAGGAAAGAAACGTCGGGGTGATAAAAAACCCAAGAGCAAACTTCGTCGCATTATCAAGTGGGTACTTATTGTACTCGCTGTCGCTATCATAGGTATTGCGGGATATTTTGTATACAAAAGTATGAATGCGGGAAGCCAAATATTCAAAGGTAGTATCCTCGATATTATTCAGAACAAGCCGCTCAAGCAGGACGAAAATGGGCGTAGTAACATATTGGTTCTCGGGACATCTCAAGACGACCCGGGACACGAAGCGGGATACCTTACGGATTCAATCATGATCATTAGCGTTGACCAAAAAAATAAGAATGCGTACATGGTCAGTATTCCTCGTGATATGGAAGTACAATATGGTCAAGGCTGTATGTCTGGCTACTCGGGAAAGATAAATGCGTACTATAACTGTGTCGGTGGTGGGACTGACAATATTGATTCTGAGCGGGCGGCTCTTGCTAAAGAACAAGCCTTTATTGGTGGTATCACTGGGCTTGATATCCAGTATGGCGTCAATGTTAACTACACGGTGATGCGTGAATTGGTGAACGCTGTTGGTGGTATTACGGTAACAATTGAAAGTCGTGACCCGAGAGGTCAGATGGATAGTAACTTTGACTGGAAGTGTGGCGTTGGTGATCGTAAGGTAAGTCGCGCCGAAGTGTTGCGTCGCTGTCCCCCAAGTGGTCATTTTATCGATTATCCTAATGGTCCTGTGACGCTTGATGCCGAGCACGCTCTGTATCTGGCTCAGGCGCGTGGAGACAGGGCGCCAACGTATGGCTTTGAGCAATCAAACTTTGACCGTGAGAAAAACCAACAAAAGATCGTTAAGGCGATTCGTGAAAAAGCTCTTAGTGCCGGTGTGTTGACCGACTTTGGCAAAGTGAGCGGTATTATCGATGCTCTTGGAAATAACTTAAGGACGACCTTTGAGTCGAGCGAGGTACGCACGCTGGTTTCACTTGCTAAGGACATAAAAGACAGCGATATACAATCGATAGTTCTTAATGATCCGGCGAATCCGATATTGAACGGAAATGCACAGCCCGTAGCTGGTAAGTTCCAATTTGGTCCACTTAAGGAGTTTCTAAAGAAGAAGCTCAGCTCCAATCCGGTTGTAAGCGAAGAAGCAAACGTTGTCGTATTAAATGGCTCGGGGGTTGCCGGGGTTGCGCAAAAAGAGGCGGATAAACTAGAGGCGCAAGGCTTCACCATTAGTAATGTTTCGACTGCTCCTGAGGCGACCTATGCAGACGTTGAAGTGTATCAGATCGGTGATGGTATGCCTGCTACGAAAGGCAAGCTCGAGTTGCTCTTTGGTATAAAAGTGAAGACGACAGCACCTCCCGTAACACCGGCTGCCGGAACGAATTTCGTCGTGATATTTGGCAAAGATCGTTCGGCGAGCGAATAAATGGTATAATGGCCTCTAGTATGGAGTTCCTGAAACTATCAAAAAAACGATCGCTCTTCAGCGAGATCATCTATGTCGTTTTAAATATTGCACTTGCTGTTGCCGTACTTGCTATTGTATGGGCGGTTGAATCACCGTGGGCGGCCTTGGCCCTGGTATTACTGAGCAAGTGGCGTGTATTGGCGGTGCGACCGCGCTATTGGTTTGCGAATATACAAGCCAACTCAGTTGATATTATCGTGAGTGTCAGTGTGGTTATTTTGCTGTACGCAGCAAGTGGTGCGATTATCGCGCAATGTGTTATCGCGGCACTTTACATCGTATGGTTACTTTTTATAAAACCACGCTCAAAACGAGCATTCATCACTTTGCAGGCGGGTACGGCACTTTTCTTGGGTATTACGGCCCTGGCCCTTATTTCGTATAGCTGGAATGTTGTATTTGTGGTTGCGGCTATGTGGTTTATTGGCTTCAGTGTAGCGCGCCATGTCTTAGCTAGTTACGAAGAAGCGCATCTCTCTTTCTATAGTCTCATATGGGGACTAGTAATGGCTGAGTTTGGGTGGGTGATGTACCACTGGACGTTCGCATACAATCTACCCGGAGTAGGGCATATCAAATTTGTACAAGAAGCGCTGGTGGCCTTGGCCTTTAGCTTCCTCGCAGAGCGTGTGTACGCAAGTTATGAGAAGCATGGTGAAGTCCGTGGCAATGATGTGCTATTGCCTGCGCTTTTTTCGGTGAGCGTCATCCTTGTGTTGATTATTTTCTTCAATCGCATCA
This window contains:
- a CDS encoding LCP family protein, translated to MTQQRNSMDGFVPRRSNTPKVDEPMAQAANRFNQTRPVINNPETSSRRRVGVVTPIAKRDLDESLKGIDEPEQGKKGKKRRGDKKPKSKLRRIIKWVLIVLAVAIIGIAGYFVYKSMNAGSQIFKGSILDIIQNKPLKQDENGRSNILVLGTSQDDPGHEAGYLTDSIMIISVDQKNKNAYMVSIPRDMEVQYGQGCMSGYSGKINAYYNCVGGGTDNIDSERAALAKEQAFIGGITGLDIQYGVNVNYTVMRELVNAVGGITVTIESRDPRGQMDSNFDWKCGVGDRKVSRAEVLRRCPPSGHFIDYPNGPVTLDAEHALYLAQARGDRAPTYGFEQSNFDREKNQQKIVKAIREKALSAGVLTDFGKVSGIIDALGNNLRTTFESSEVRTLVSLAKDIKDSDIQSIVLNDPANPILNGNAQPVAGKFQFGPLKEFLKKKLSSNPVVSEEANVVVLNGSGVAGVAQKEADKLEAQGFTISNVSTAPEATYADVEVYQIGDGMPATKGKLELLFGIKVKTTAPPVTPAAGTNFVVIFGKDRSASE